A genomic window from Vanessa atalanta chromosome 7, ilVanAtal1.2, whole genome shotgun sequence includes:
- the LOC125065271 gene encoding 2-acylglycerol O-acyltransferase 2-like isoform X3, translated as MDIITSTEDLCPDSKTIQENILFDIIKEVCGNQNCVLSPKLAGKVRRIIADSDLSHYSSLHKLSTADESTSTLLGLMHKTDAELTFDEQAELNQAIINKIQNKIPILASELDKLKQNIGSGKKTRKNEIKGLQESLDDKLNTLKEQENEKVELMVEWLNHRLQEVSSFSNNSTALGIEWAPLHLPLARRLQTLAATTWICLILFGEAFCIFIYVQILYSSYWWLALLYGAWLLNDLDVCNRGGRIVEWVRNWSLWRYYRDYFPINLVKTAELDTSKNYLFACFPHGVVCSGAFGAFATNALDFYKVFPGMTCNMITLGGHFRVPLFRELVLALGSCASSQESLLYLLDKNKNRGKCVVLFVGGAAEALDSHPGEYKVILSRRKGFVRVAMKSGAPLVPVFSFGETDVYRPLNNSEDSLLRKFQEKVRQITGISPVFPIGRGVFQYSFGVLPLRSPITTVVGVPMEIEKNLDPTDEEVDAVHAEFTRRLIDLFESEKSKYLTDHKNTHLVIT; from the exons ATGGATATAATTACAAGCACTGAAGACCTTTGCCCTGATAGTAAAACAATTCAAGAGAACATcctttttgatattataaaggAGGTGTGCGGTAATCAAAATTGTGTTCTTTCACCAAAGCTTGCTGGAAAAGTAAGGAGAATCATTGCTGACAGCGATTTATCACACTATTCCAGTTTACATAAACTAAGCACCGCTGATGAGAGTACTTCTACTTTACTAG GATTAATGCACAAAACTGACGCTGAGTTAACATTTGATGAACAAGCTGAATTGAACCAAGCTATCATCAACAAAATTCAGAACAAAATACCAATCTTAGCTTCtgaattagataaattaaaacaaaacattggcAGTGGAAAGAAAACAAggaaaaacgaaataaaaggTCTTCAAGAGAGTTTGGATGACAAACTTAATACATTGAAAGAACAAGAAAATGAAAAGGTTGAACTCATGGTGGAATGGCTGAACCATCGCCTGCAAGAAGTCTCATCGTTTAGTAACAATTCTA CGGCTTTGGGTATAGAATGGGCGCCGCTCCACCTGCCTTTGGCCCGAAGGCTACAGACCTTAGCAGCGACCACCTGGATATGTCTTATATTATTCGGAGAAGCCTTCTGCATATTCATCTACGTCCAGATTTTATATTCTTCGTACTGGTGGTTAGCGTTGCTGTATGGAGCGTGGTTATTGAATGACCTCGACGTTTGCAACAGAGGTGGTAGGAT aGTAGAATGGGTGAGGAATTGGTCTCTGTGGCGCTATTACCGAGATTATTTTCCAATAAACTTAGTTAAAACCGCCGAATTGGATACCTCGAAAAACTACCTATTCGCCTGCTTTCCCCATGGCGTGGTATGCTCTGGAGCGTTCGGTGCATTTGCCACAAATGCGTTAGACTTCTACAAGGTATTTCCAGGCATGACATGCAACATGATTACTCTGGGAGGCCATTTTAGAGTTCCATTATTTAGAGAATTGGTGCTTGCTCTGGGTAGTTGCGCGTCTTCTCAAGAGAGCTTGTTATATCTTCTTGATAAGAATAAAAATCGAGGGAAATGTGTGGTGCTATTTGTCGGTGGAGCTGCAGAGGCGTTAGATTCGCATCCGGGTGAATACAAAGTGATATTGAGCAGGAGGAAAGGTTTCGTTCGTGTTGCCATGAAATCTGG GGCACCACTAGTACCAGTATTTTCATTTGGAGAAACAGACGTATATCGTCCACTGAATAACAGTGAAGATAGTTTGCTCCGCAAGTTCCAGGAGAAAGTGCGCCAGATCACGGGTATATCACCAGTGTTTCCAATAGGGAGAGGTGTATTCCAGTACTCATTTGGAGTACTTCCCCTTAGATCGCCCATCACTACAGTTG ttgGTGTACCAATGGAGATAGAGAAAAACTTAGACCCAACCGATGAGGAAGTGGACGCAGTACACGCTGAGTTCACACGAAGATTAATCGACCTCTTTGAATCTGAAAAATCGAAGTATTTAACGGACCATAAGAATACACATTTAGTCATTACCTAG
- the LOC125065156 gene encoding set1/Ash2 histone methyltransferase complex subunit ASH2 isoform X2: MTGKSSGARLMTLCTFRGTRVYTVQTSRFQAFTENFSTEEAFIRTQNLRMKIPLGGNVKGRQGKRRPAVGLEASAPVGKKGRSADLSALKLPSHGYPTEHPFNKDGYRYILAEPDPHAPFRQEFDESNEWSGKPIPGWLYRSLCPGIVLLALHDRAPQLKIAEDRLAVTGEKGYCMVRATHGVSRGSWYWEAAVEEMPEGAATRLGWGRRYANLQAPLGYDKFGYSWRSRKGTRFHESRGKRYSAAYGEGDTLGFLIVMPDSTATKYTPNTYKDRPLVKFKSHLYYEDKDNIQESLNNLKALPGSRIFYFKNGECQGEAFADIYQGCYYPTVSLHKNVTVSVNFGPNFKFPPSTDCNYRPMSEKAEEAICEQTMADLLFLTENEGKLRLDTFNL, encoded by the exons ATGACTgggaagagttcaggcgcacGATTAATGACTTTATGTACTTTTCGAGGCACAAGAGTGTATACAGTTCAAACTTCCAGATTCCAGGCTTTTACTGAGAACTTTTCCACAGAAGAAGCTTTTATCAGAACCCAGAATCTCAGAATGAAGA TTCCTCTAGGTGGCAATGTAAAAGGGCGTCAGGGAAAGCGTCGTCCGGCCGTGGGACTCGAAGCGAGCGCGCCGGTGGGCAAGAAAGGTCGGTCAGCTGACTTGAGCGCGTTAAAACTACCCTCACACGGCTACCCCACTGAACATCCTTTCAACAAGGACGGCTATCGGTACATACTTGCTGAGCCAGACCCCCATGCGCCGTTTAGACAG GAGTTCGATGAAAGCAACGAGTGGAGTGGTAAACCGATCCCAGGCTGGCTCTACCGGTCGCTGTGTCCCGGTATTGTGCTACTGGCTTTGCACGACCGCGCTCCGCAACTGAAGATCGCTGAGGACAGACTTGCGGTCACTGGCGAGAAGGGTTACTGCATGGTCAGAGCGACACATG GCGTGTCGCGCGGCTCGTGGTACTGGGAGGCGGCCGTGGAGGAGATGCCGGAGGGCGCGGCCACGCGGCTGGGCTGGGGGCGCCGCTACGCCAACCTGCAGGCGCCGCTCGGCTACGACAAGTTCGGCTACTCGTGGCGCAGCCGCAAGGGCACCAG GTTCCACGAGTCCCGCGGGAAGCGCTACAGCGCGGCGTACGGCGAGGGCGACACGCTGGGCTTCCTCATCGTGATGCCCGACAGCACCGCCACCAAGTACACGCCCAACACCTACAAGGACAGG CCTCTAGTCAAATTCAAGAGTCACCTCTACTACGAAGATAAAGACAACATTCAGGAATCGCTGAACAACCTGAAGGCCCTCCCGGGCAGTCGGATATTTTACTTCAAGAACGGCGAGTGCCAGGGCGAGGCGTTCGCGGACATCTACCAGGGCTGCTACTACCCCACCGTGTCGCTGCACAAGAACGTCACAGTCAGCGTCAACTTCGGACCCAACTTCAAATTCCCGCCTTCGACGGACTGCAACTATAGACCG ATGTCAGAAAAGGCTGAAGAAGCAATATGTGAGCAGACGATGGCTGATCTGTTGTTCTTGACGGAGAACGAGGGGAAGTTACGTCTGGACACGTTCAATCTCTGA
- the LOC125065156 gene encoding set1/Ash2 histone methyltransferase complex subunit ASH2 isoform X3 produces the protein MAVPLGGNVKGRQGKRRPAVGLEASAPVGKKGRSADLSALKLPSHGYPTEHPFNKDGYRYILAEPDPHAPFRQEFDESNEWSGKPIPGWLYRSLCPGIVLLALHDRAPQLKIAEDRLAVTGEKGYCMVRATHGVSRGSWYWEAAVEEMPEGAATRLGWGRRYANLQAPLGYDKFGYSWRSRKGTRFHESRGKRYSAAYGEGDTLGFLIVMPDSTATKYTPNTYKDRPLVKFKSHLYYEDKDNIQESLNNLKALPGSRIFYFKNGECQGEAFADIYQGCYYPTVSLHKNVTVSVNFGPNFKFPPSTDCNYRPMSEKAEEAICEQTMADLLFLTENEGKLRLDTFNL, from the exons ATGGCTG TTCCTCTAGGTGGCAATGTAAAAGGGCGTCAGGGAAAGCGTCGTCCGGCCGTGGGACTCGAAGCGAGCGCGCCGGTGGGCAAGAAAGGTCGGTCAGCTGACTTGAGCGCGTTAAAACTACCCTCACACGGCTACCCCACTGAACATCCTTTCAACAAGGACGGCTATCGGTACATACTTGCTGAGCCAGACCCCCATGCGCCGTTTAGACAG GAGTTCGATGAAAGCAACGAGTGGAGTGGTAAACCGATCCCAGGCTGGCTCTACCGGTCGCTGTGTCCCGGTATTGTGCTACTGGCTTTGCACGACCGCGCTCCGCAACTGAAGATCGCTGAGGACAGACTTGCGGTCACTGGCGAGAAGGGTTACTGCATGGTCAGAGCGACACATG GCGTGTCGCGCGGCTCGTGGTACTGGGAGGCGGCCGTGGAGGAGATGCCGGAGGGCGCGGCCACGCGGCTGGGCTGGGGGCGCCGCTACGCCAACCTGCAGGCGCCGCTCGGCTACGACAAGTTCGGCTACTCGTGGCGCAGCCGCAAGGGCACCAG GTTCCACGAGTCCCGCGGGAAGCGCTACAGCGCGGCGTACGGCGAGGGCGACACGCTGGGCTTCCTCATCGTGATGCCCGACAGCACCGCCACCAAGTACACGCCCAACACCTACAAGGACAGG CCTCTAGTCAAATTCAAGAGTCACCTCTACTACGAAGATAAAGACAACATTCAGGAATCGCTGAACAACCTGAAGGCCCTCCCGGGCAGTCGGATATTTTACTTCAAGAACGGCGAGTGCCAGGGCGAGGCGTTCGCGGACATCTACCAGGGCTGCTACTACCCCACCGTGTCGCTGCACAAGAACGTCACAGTCAGCGTCAACTTCGGACCCAACTTCAAATTCCCGCCTTCGACGGACTGCAACTATAGACCG ATGTCAGAAAAGGCTGAAGAAGCAATATGTGAGCAGACGATGGCTGATCTGTTGTTCTTGACGGAGAACGAGGGGAAGTTACGTCTGGACACGTTCAATCTCTGA
- the LOC125065271 gene encoding 2-acylglycerol O-acyltransferase 2-like isoform X2, whose product MMDTIVKIFQAISAALGIEWAPLHLPLARRLQTLAATTWICLILFGEAFCIFIYVQILYSSYWWLALLYGAWLLNDLDVCNRGGRIVEWVRNWSLWRYYRDYFPINLVKTAELDTSKNYLFACFPHGVVCSGAFGAFATNALDFYKVFPGMTCNMITLGGHFRVPLFRELVLALGSCASSQESLLYLLDKNKNRGKCVVLFVGGAAEALDSHPGEYKVILSRRKGFVRVAMKSGAPLVPVFSFGETDVYRPLNNSEDSLLRKFQEKVRQITGISPVFPIGRGVFQYSFGVLPLRSPITTVVGVPMEIEKNLDPTDEEVDAVHAEFTRRLIDLFESEKSKYLTDHKNTHLVIT is encoded by the exons ATGATGGAtacaattgttaaaatatttca AGCGATATCAGCGGCTTTGGGTATAGAATGGGCGCCGCTCCACCTGCCTTTGGCCCGAAGGCTACAGACCTTAGCAGCGACCACCTGGATATGTCTTATATTATTCGGAGAAGCCTTCTGCATATTCATCTACGTCCAGATTTTATATTCTTCGTACTGGTGGTTAGCGTTGCTGTATGGAGCGTGGTTATTGAATGACCTCGACGTTTGCAACAGAGGTGGTAGGAT aGTAGAATGGGTGAGGAATTGGTCTCTGTGGCGCTATTACCGAGATTATTTTCCAATAAACTTAGTTAAAACCGCCGAATTGGATACCTCGAAAAACTACCTATTCGCCTGCTTTCCCCATGGCGTGGTATGCTCTGGAGCGTTCGGTGCATTTGCCACAAATGCGTTAGACTTCTACAAGGTATTTCCAGGCATGACATGCAACATGATTACTCTGGGAGGCCATTTTAGAGTTCCATTATTTAGAGAATTGGTGCTTGCTCTGGGTAGTTGCGCGTCTTCTCAAGAGAGCTTGTTATATCTTCTTGATAAGAATAAAAATCGAGGGAAATGTGTGGTGCTATTTGTCGGTGGAGCTGCAGAGGCGTTAGATTCGCATCCGGGTGAATACAAAGTGATATTGAGCAGGAGGAAAGGTTTCGTTCGTGTTGCCATGAAATCTGG GGCACCACTAGTACCAGTATTTTCATTTGGAGAAACAGACGTATATCGTCCACTGAATAACAGTGAAGATAGTTTGCTCCGCAAGTTCCAGGAGAAAGTGCGCCAGATCACGGGTATATCACCAGTGTTTCCAATAGGGAGAGGTGTATTCCAGTACTCATTTGGAGTACTTCCCCTTAGATCGCCCATCACTACAGTTG ttgGTGTACCAATGGAGATAGAGAAAAACTTAGACCCAACCGATGAGGAAGTGGACGCAGTACACGCTGAGTTCACACGAAGATTAATCGACCTCTTTGAATCTGAAAAATCGAAGTATTTAACGGACCATAAGAATACACATTTAGTCATTACCTAG
- the LOC125065271 gene encoding 2-acylglycerol O-acyltransferase 2-like isoform X1, translating into MLPPIPKNDSTEKSQQETQAISAALGIEWAPLHLPLARRLQTLAATTWICLILFGEAFCIFIYVQILYSSYWWLALLYGAWLLNDLDVCNRGGRIVEWVRNWSLWRYYRDYFPINLVKTAELDTSKNYLFACFPHGVVCSGAFGAFATNALDFYKVFPGMTCNMITLGGHFRVPLFRELVLALGSCASSQESLLYLLDKNKNRGKCVVLFVGGAAEALDSHPGEYKVILSRRKGFVRVAMKSGAPLVPVFSFGETDVYRPLNNSEDSLLRKFQEKVRQITGISPVFPIGRGVFQYSFGVLPLRSPITTVVGVPMEIEKNLDPTDEEVDAVHAEFTRRLIDLFESEKSKYLTDHKNTHLVIT; encoded by the exons ATGTTACCACCGATACCAAAAAatgattctaccgaaaagagccagcaagaaactca AGCGATATCAGCGGCTTTGGGTATAGAATGGGCGCCGCTCCACCTGCCTTTGGCCCGAAGGCTACAGACCTTAGCAGCGACCACCTGGATATGTCTTATATTATTCGGAGAAGCCTTCTGCATATTCATCTACGTCCAGATTTTATATTCTTCGTACTGGTGGTTAGCGTTGCTGTATGGAGCGTGGTTATTGAATGACCTCGACGTTTGCAACAGAGGTGGTAGGAT aGTAGAATGGGTGAGGAATTGGTCTCTGTGGCGCTATTACCGAGATTATTTTCCAATAAACTTAGTTAAAACCGCCGAATTGGATACCTCGAAAAACTACCTATTCGCCTGCTTTCCCCATGGCGTGGTATGCTCTGGAGCGTTCGGTGCATTTGCCACAAATGCGTTAGACTTCTACAAGGTATTTCCAGGCATGACATGCAACATGATTACTCTGGGAGGCCATTTTAGAGTTCCATTATTTAGAGAATTGGTGCTTGCTCTGGGTAGTTGCGCGTCTTCTCAAGAGAGCTTGTTATATCTTCTTGATAAGAATAAAAATCGAGGGAAATGTGTGGTGCTATTTGTCGGTGGAGCTGCAGAGGCGTTAGATTCGCATCCGGGTGAATACAAAGTGATATTGAGCAGGAGGAAAGGTTTCGTTCGTGTTGCCATGAAATCTGG GGCACCACTAGTACCAGTATTTTCATTTGGAGAAACAGACGTATATCGTCCACTGAATAACAGTGAAGATAGTTTGCTCCGCAAGTTCCAGGAGAAAGTGCGCCAGATCACGGGTATATCACCAGTGTTTCCAATAGGGAGAGGTGTATTCCAGTACTCATTTGGAGTACTTCCCCTTAGATCGCCCATCACTACAGTTG ttgGTGTACCAATGGAGATAGAGAAAAACTTAGACCCAACCGATGAGGAAGTGGACGCAGTACACGCTGAGTTCACACGAAGATTAATCGACCTCTTTGAATCTGAAAAATCGAAGTATTTAACGGACCATAAGAATACACATTTAGTCATTACCTAG
- the LOC125065156 gene encoding set1/Ash2 histone methyltransferase complex subunit ASH2 isoform X1: protein MESTKKSIEMDIASNSQNMHSESQKAGENSDKSKNKLSSESQGNCYCGKDRNLNIVELLCASCNRWYHESCIGYQLGKLVPFMTNYLFICKNCSPTGLETFKKNQAPFPQMCLTAIANLKQESCKEGSNKNMFSKDREIIPYIDQYWEAMTTMPRRVTQSWYATVQRALVKDIQVLFTYEEDPNLGPMFGLFNIELTSIKPNYEAMIKQGQLKVTDMGVATVPLGGNVKGRQGKRRPAVGLEASAPVGKKGRSADLSALKLPSHGYPTEHPFNKDGYRYILAEPDPHAPFRQEFDESNEWSGKPIPGWLYRSLCPGIVLLALHDRAPQLKIAEDRLAVTGEKGYCMVRATHGVSRGSWYWEAAVEEMPEGAATRLGWGRRYANLQAPLGYDKFGYSWRSRKGTRFHESRGKRYSAAYGEGDTLGFLIVMPDSTATKYTPNTYKDRPLVKFKSHLYYEDKDNIQESLNNLKALPGSRIFYFKNGECQGEAFADIYQGCYYPTVSLHKNVTVSVNFGPNFKFPPSTDCNYRPMSEKAEEAICEQTMADLLFLTENEGKLRLDTFNL from the exons ATGGAATCAACAAAGAAATCTATTGAAATGGATATTGCGTCCAATAGTCAAAACATGCATTCAGAATCTCAAAAAGCGGGGGAAAATAGCGATAAGAGTAAAAACAAACTTTCATCGGAATCTCAGGGAAACTGTTACTG TGGTAAAGATCGCAACCTTAATATAGTTGAGCTGTTATGTGCGTCGTGCAACAGATGGTATCATGAGTCCTGCATTGGATATCAGTTAGGCAAATTAGTGCCTTTTATGACGAATTATCTCTTTATTTGCAAAAATTGTTCACCAACCGGATTAGAAACTTTTAAGAAAAATCAAGCtc cctTTCCGCAAATGTGCCTCACAGCGATAGCAAACCTTAAACAGGAGAGCTGTAAAGAAGGcagtaacaaaaatatgttcAGTAAAGATAGGGagatcattccttacattgacCAGTACTGGGAAGCTATGACTACAATGCCAAgaag GGTAACTCAGTCCTGGTACGCCACAGTACAACGAGCTCTCGTCAAAGACATACAAGTTCTCTTCACTTATGAGGAAGACCCAAACCTTGGGCCAATGTTTGGCCTGTTCAATATAGAATTGACAAGCATAAAGCCTAACTACGAAGCCATGATCAAGCAAGGGCAGCTGAAGGTCACTGACATGGGTGTCGCAACTG TTCCTCTAGGTGGCAATGTAAAAGGGCGTCAGGGAAAGCGTCGTCCGGCCGTGGGACTCGAAGCGAGCGCGCCGGTGGGCAAGAAAGGTCGGTCAGCTGACTTGAGCGCGTTAAAACTACCCTCACACGGCTACCCCACTGAACATCCTTTCAACAAGGACGGCTATCGGTACATACTTGCTGAGCCAGACCCCCATGCGCCGTTTAGACAG GAGTTCGATGAAAGCAACGAGTGGAGTGGTAAACCGATCCCAGGCTGGCTCTACCGGTCGCTGTGTCCCGGTATTGTGCTACTGGCTTTGCACGACCGCGCTCCGCAACTGAAGATCGCTGAGGACAGACTTGCGGTCACTGGCGAGAAGGGTTACTGCATGGTCAGAGCGACACATG GCGTGTCGCGCGGCTCGTGGTACTGGGAGGCGGCCGTGGAGGAGATGCCGGAGGGCGCGGCCACGCGGCTGGGCTGGGGGCGCCGCTACGCCAACCTGCAGGCGCCGCTCGGCTACGACAAGTTCGGCTACTCGTGGCGCAGCCGCAAGGGCACCAG GTTCCACGAGTCCCGCGGGAAGCGCTACAGCGCGGCGTACGGCGAGGGCGACACGCTGGGCTTCCTCATCGTGATGCCCGACAGCACCGCCACCAAGTACACGCCCAACACCTACAAGGACAGG CCTCTAGTCAAATTCAAGAGTCACCTCTACTACGAAGATAAAGACAACATTCAGGAATCGCTGAACAACCTGAAGGCCCTCCCGGGCAGTCGGATATTTTACTTCAAGAACGGCGAGTGCCAGGGCGAGGCGTTCGCGGACATCTACCAGGGCTGCTACTACCCCACCGTGTCGCTGCACAAGAACGTCACAGTCAGCGTCAACTTCGGACCCAACTTCAAATTCCCGCCTTCGACGGACTGCAACTATAGACCG ATGTCAGAAAAGGCTGAAGAAGCAATATGTGAGCAGACGATGGCTGATCTGTTGTTCTTGACGGAGAACGAGGGGAAGTTACGTCTGGACACGTTCAATCTCTGA